CGTAACTCGTCGAATCCATTGGCTCGCAGTCGTTGTCAGCCCGCGCCCTGCGGGTTCAGCAGTGACAGGGCGGCGTTGGCCAGTTCCGACATCGGATCGGTGCCGCCGCCGAACGTCGCCTCGTTGGCCGGTGCGGTGACTTCGGCGGGATCGAAGCCGTTCACCGGGTCCACCGTGATCGGAGCGGTCGCCGGATCGTCGTTGCGCGAATAACCCGCATCCACCATGGGCAGCAGGATCGAGTCCAGGCGGTTCAGCGTGTGCTGGTCATAACCGAGATATTTGAAGGGCAACACCAGCGGCAGGTGTTCTTCAGGTACCAGGTACGTCGTCGTCGTCGCACCCTTGGAGTTCACCGTCGTCCGGATGTTCTGCGGCGGAACGTTGCTCGGGTTGGTGAACGCGATCGCGGTGTGACCGGTGGCCAGACCCGCGATCGCATTGATGACGCTCATCCAGTTGTCGGGCCGATCCGGCCAGTCGGCGATGCTGTCGTACGCCGAGATGAACTGGTCGGTGTGGTACTGGCTCTCCACGGGAGCCGGGATGCGGTAGTCCATGAACGGCACCACGCTGCCCACGGGAAAGTTCTGCGTCAGGAAGCTCTCACCGAAGGGGTGCTTGGCAATCGGGTCACCGAACGTCGCGAAGGACAGCTGATCCGGTGGCGGAGCAGTCGGGTCATTGGCCAGCCGCGCCTTGACGGCATTGAGCACGAGCGCGCCCTCGGACAGCCCCATCGCTGTTCCCTTGCCGCCGTTGCGGATGGCCGCGTCGAGGTTTCCCTCACCCTCGTCGACCGACTCACCGATGCTGGGCCCGTCGAGACCGATGCCGGGATAGATCTGCTCTCCGAGAGCACCGATACCGGGGAAGAGACGTTCCAGCGTGTGGCCCTGAACCTGACCTGCCGGGTAGTCGACCTTCGTCCGCTTCATCCCGGGGAACCAGTGCTCACCCGTCATCCGGATGTACTCGTCGTAGGGAATCCCGAGGACGTGGGCACCGCCGAGGGCGTACGCGGTTCCGGGGTTCGACGACCCGGTGCCCGGGCCTGCGGGCACCGGCGGACCGGGGGGCGGCGTGTCGTCGGCCGACGCACTCCCGAGCACGCCGAACGTTCCGGTGACGCCGGCAGTCATCAATACTGCAAGTCCTGCAAGGAGTTTCTTCATCTCCACTCCTGATCGCCCCGCTCAGTTCGTAGTTTCACACACATCACGCGTGCGCGCTCATCCGCCGTTGCGTCCGCAAATTCAAGATCGCTTTTCACGTGCGCCGGACCCGTCTCGCTCCTCACGTGCGCAGCCTCCCCCCGGCCACCCGCGATGGCCACCAGTTCGCCCTGCCGGCCAGCGCAGCGATGGCGGGCACCGTGATGGTGCGCACCACGAAGGTGTCCAGCAGGATGCCCACTCCGATCATGAAGCCGCCCTGCACCACTATGCCGATCGAGGAGAACATCAGGCCGGCCACCGAGGCGGCGAAGATCAGACCCGCTGCGGTAATGACGCCGCCTGTCGAACTCAGCGTACGGATCACGCCGTACCGCGTGCTGTGCGGAGACTCGT
This genomic window from Mycolicibacterium neworleansense contains:
- the pe gene encoding acyltransferase PE, whose product is MKKLLAGLAVLMTAGVTGTFGVLGSASADDTPPPGPPVPAGPGTGSSNPGTAYALGGAHVLGIPYDEYIRMTGEHWFPGMKRTKVDYPAGQVQGHTLERLFPGIGALGEQIYPGIGLDGPSIGESVDEGEGNLDAAIRNGGKGTAMGLSEGALVLNAVKARLANDPTAPPPDQLSFATFGDPIAKHPFGESFLTQNFPVGSVVPFMDYRIPAPVESQYHTDQFISAYDSIADWPDRPDNWMSVINAIAGLATGHTAIAFTNPSNVPPQNIRTTVNSKGATTTTYLVPEEHLPLVLPFKYLGYDQHTLNRLDSILLPMVDAGYSRNDDPATAPITVDPVNGFDPAEVTAPANEATFGGGTDPMSELANAALSLLNPQGAG